The proteins below are encoded in one region of Populus alba chromosome 2, ASM523922v2, whole genome shotgun sequence:
- the LOC118049950 gene encoding large ribosomal subunit protein eL32z, translating to MAIPLLTKKIVKKRVKKFKRPQSDRKISVKTNWRRPKGIDSRVRRKFKGCTLMPNIGYGSDKRTRHYLPNGFKKFVVHNVGELEVLMMHNRTYCAEIAHNVSTRKRKEIVERAAQLDVVVTNKLARLRSQEDE from the exons ATGGCTATTCCTTTGCTGACGAAGAAGATCGTGAAGAAGCGGGTCAAGAAGTTCAAGAGGCCCCAAAGTGACCGCAAGATTTCTGTCAAG ACAAACTGGAGGAGGCCCAAGGGTATTGATTCAAGGGTCAGGAGAAAGTTCAAAGGATGCACTTTGATGCCAAACATTGGTTATGGCTCCGACAAGAGAACTCGTCACTATCTCCCCAATGGGTTTAAAAAGTTTGTTGTGCACAACGTGGGGGAGCTTGAAGTCCTGATGATGCATAACAG AACTTACTGTGCTGAGATTGCCCACAACGTATCAACCCGGAAGAGAAAGGAGATAGTTGAGCGTGCAGCACAGTTGGATGTTGTTGTCACCAACAAACTTGCTAGGCTGCGCAGCCAGGAGGACGAGTAA
- the LOC118049949 gene encoding serine/threonine-protein kinase OXI1, with product MNIVHHEYLEESEEEERLPILNMESMKVISPLGRGAKGVVFLVKEEPLGEFYALKVVSRDFVKKKKRGSNDKDIEGEEYRRIYFEQQVLSRFNHPLLPKLRGVLATDKILAYAIDYCPGRDLHFLRKQQSEKMFAIDTIRFYAAELVLALDYLHRLGIAYRDLKPDNIMVQENGHIMLVDFDLSTKLPPKSASPVSVVADRRKRRSPLHRFFKRGVSLDDSGEELDHRLSEPDSTSKSNSFVGTEEYVAPEVIQGDGHDFGVDWWSLGVVLYEMLYGVTPFKGENRKESFYRILTKKPDLVGEATPLRDLIGKLLIKDPKERIRVEGIKGHDFFKGIDWDLLLQISRPPYIPFMDNWSGGEGRNGIKEIDVEIFVQEIFGAGDDDKKKNLEDSHHGNENKKVWVNGLNTNHPCEAENFLVF from the exons ATGAACATCGTCCACCACGAATACCTTGAAGAAtccgaagaagaagaaagattgcCGATTTTAAACATGGAAAGCATGAAAGTGATATCCCCACTGGGGCGGGGAGCCAAAGGCGTGGTCTTTCTCGTTAAAGAGGAGCCCCTCGGTGAATTTTACGCTCTGAAGGTGGTATCGAGGgattttgtgaagaaaaagaagCGTGGCAGTAATGATAAGGACATAGAAGGGGAAGAATACAGGAGGATTTATTTTGAACAGCAAGTTTTGAGTCGTTTTAACCACCCACTTTTGCCAAAACTGCGAGGTGTTTTGGCCACTGACAAGATTCTTGCCTACGCCATAGATTATTGCCCTGGTCGTGATCTTCATTTCTTGCGAAAACAACAGAGCGAGAAAATGTTCGCCATAGATACTATCAG GTTTTACGCGGCAGAGTTGGTTTTGGCATTGGATTATCTGCACCGTTTAGGGATAGCGTACAGAGATTTAAAGCCGGATAATATAATGGTTCAAGAAAACGGTCACATAATGCTAGTAGATTTCGATCTATCCACAAAACTTCCTCCAAAATCTGCAAGCCCAGTTTCGGTAGTGGCAGATCGGAGAAAACGACGGTCTCCTCTCCACCGATTTTTCAAAAGGGGGGTTTCACTGGACGACTCAGGGGAGGAACTGGACCACAGATTGTCGGAGCCAGACTCGACCTCCAAGTCTAACTCGTTCGTTGGAACGGAGGAGTACGTGGCACCGGAAGTGATTCAAGGGGACGGTCACGATTTTGGTGTTGATTGGTGGTCTTTGGGTGTCGTTTTGTACGAGATGCTGTATGGAGTGACGCCGTTTAAGGGGGAAAACAGGAAGGAGTCTTTTTACAggattttaactaaaaaacctGATTTAGTTGGTGAAGCGACGCCGTTGAGGGACTTGATTGGGAAGTTGTTGATCAAGGACCCTAAGGAGAGGATTAGGGTTGAGGGAATCAAgggtcatgatttttttaaaggaattgATTGGGATTTATTGCTGCAAATCTCGAGGCCACCGTATATTCCTTTCATGGATAATTGGAGTGGGGGGGAGGGCAGGAATGGAATTAAGGAAATTGATGTGGAGATATTTGTCCAAGAAATTTTTGGTGCCGGTGATGATGATAAAAAGAAGAATCTTGAGGATAGTCATCATGGGAATGAGAATAAAAAGGTTTGGGTTAATGGACTCAATACCAACCATCCGTGTGAGGCTgagaattttcttgttttttaa